Within the Fischerella sp. PCC 9605 genome, the region ACTTACTTTAAGGATGGAAGGCCACAAACTCAACCATAAAGATAAAGTTCTGACCCACAAACTTTAAGCTTTATACAAAATTGCCTGGCGGAACATAGCACTGGGTGTAAGCTTCTGTATGCATAGTCCCTAGTTATGAAAAATTCTTTCATTGACTAGGTAGCCAATTGATGAGTCGACAGTAATGTCTAATTTGTGACAATCAAGCCGCCAGTTCTACAAAGGTAAATCTCCCATACGCATAACACGTCATTGAAAAGCAATGCTAAAAAGAGTTCTTTACTGATATTTAACTATATGCTTTCAAAGTTTTTACAATAGCTCAATATAGCGCTTCCTAATTGAGTGCAGTACAGTAATAGAAGTGACTATGCTCGTAGGTGACTAGTAAAAATGAAAGCTTACTCGTTGGATCTGCGGCAGAAAATCATTGACATTTACAACACAGAACAGATCTCACAACGTCAACTGGCAAAACGCTTTGGTGTCAGCAAAAGCTTTGTGCAAACGCTGCTTAAACGCTATCGCAAAGAAGGCACGATAGCCAGAAAGCCACGCGCAGGAGGAAAACCAAGACTATTAACTTCAGTACATTTAGAACAACTGAGACATTTAGCAACTGAGAACAAGCACGCCACCTTAGAAGAATTATGTGAATTGCTATATCAAAAGACACAGGCACGAGTCAGTCGTTCTACAATGGGACGTATCTTGCAAGAGATGAATTTAACACGCAAAAAAAAACCTCCCCGCCAGCGAACAAAACAATAATTATATCCAGAACCTTAAGATGATAGTGAGATGAGATTAGTGCTGGGTTAGAACGTATTTATACTAGACAGCTAAGTTTTAATTGATTCAAAACACAAAAAAATTACCTTCATGACGATCGCGAGTTCTCACCGATTGTAAACTACTGCTCTAAAGTCAAATAATTATTGCAAAAAGTTGCTGTTTTTACCTATTAAGCTGTTAGCTTTACTACTATTAAAATCTTCTCTTCTGCAAAGACAAAGGATATTACCTATCGGTTACTGTATTGTAGGCAATTGAGAACAGCTATATTTTCTTTTTCAAATCTTAAAAAATAGACTGTTGTCAAATCAACTCACAATTTATTGTTGTTATGTAGATAGGGCAAAGCTTTTACCATCCTAAAATACAGAGGATTTTCTGGAGAGAATATGTAAAGTTTTTATGAAGATGCACTAAAAAGTTGAATTGCTAGTAGTAAGCCAAAGTGATTTTGATAAGTTTTGAATTTTGGCAGCGAGTAGAAATAGAACAGCAAATCAGGTTAAGCTAGAAACGCTCGCTATGTGGTTTTGTGGCGGTTTTGCTTTAGGTAAATGACTGATATAATTTCACTTTCAGGTTGCTCAAATTAGCAGCGATGACTGATTCCGGTCAGTATAGTGGAGACAACTGCCAAAGCGATCGCACGCTCTTATTCATTAAATGCGGCTGTGATTGACAGTTTAGAGCTAGCGGTAAATCAGCATAATGTACTTCGGAAATGTCACGGTGCAATCATTGCTTGCAACACTCGACTTATAAGGCATTTTGATGCACTGCATTGTCAAAAAAACCTACTGGATCAAGGATTTCGTATTTGCAGAGAATGATATCCTGACAGTCGATAGCTATGAGGGAATGCAAAGATTATATTTTTATATAAAAAATCATACTCAGGAGTGAAATTTATAGTAGCTTGATATAGTCTTGCTCAAATCTTCATAAATAAGCATGACCAAAATCTGCTGCTGGCTTTTTCTCAAAGCTTAATTTGTAGGGCTTCGGGTGGAAAAAAAGCTTACGGGATGGGATAGAAAGTATATGAATATTTTATGAAGATTGTACGCAGTTAACAGCTTAACATTAATATAATTTTATAACTTTAAGTTTTCGTGGCAAAAATTTGCAGAGAACATAAAAGCTCTGTTGCAAAGGCTCGGTTTATGTGGCCACTCTAAAGATTTCAGCCGTAAATTTAACTCATTCTCTGTCCTCCAACGTCAAATAGTTGAAGAAAATCGCGGTGTGGTTAATGCCAAAACCTCACCCATCAATCATGTCTGCTAGTTACTAGTGACACCACTTGTAGCTTATTCACTGTGGGTAGAGATAGGGGTTGGATTAGAGGTCATATATTGGCATGAGTTATCCAATAGCTCGCCTCGCTCTTTTCTTTTAACCCAGTTCGTCAATTGCGAGAGTAAAGATGTCTTTCACGATCGCCTACTTAATAAATCAGTATCCCAAGGTCAGTCACAGTTTTATTCGCCGAGAAATCAACAGCCTAGAGACATATGGAATCAAAATACAGCGATTTGCAATCCGTTCTTGCAGCACAGAGTTGGTTGATGAAGTGGACAAATTAGAACAACAGAAGACTCAGGTAGTCTTGGGAATTGGGATAGTAGGCTTGCTTATTGCTTTACTCCGCACTGTTCTAGTCCGACCAATTCGTTTTCTACAAGCCTTGTGGTTGACGCTCAAGCTTGGTTGGCGTTCGGAGCGAGGTCTTTGGTATCATCTGATCTACTTAGCTGAGGCTTGCGTTCTTTTACGTTGGTGGACAGATGCAGGTATAGTCCATGTTCACGCTCACTTTGGCACGAATTCCACCACAGTAGCGATGTTGTGCCGCGCCATCGGTGGGCCACCCTACAGTTTCACTGTACATGGCCCTGAAGAGTTCGATTCTGTCAAGTCTCTAGC harbors:
- a CDS encoding helix-turn-helix domain-containing protein, with the protein product MKAYSLDLRQKIIDIYNTEQISQRQLAKRFGVSKSFVQTLLKRYRKEGTIARKPRAGGKPRLLTSVHLEQLRHLATENKHATLEELCELLYQKTQARVSRSTMGRILQEMNLTRKKKPPRQRTKQ